Proteins co-encoded in one Afipia sp. P52-10 genomic window:
- a CDS encoding urease accessory protein UreD, translating into MKQASGNRPNAIDVFAANRAVGTVAFDTALVNGITRRRDVREQGSLRVRFPSPETHALSSVLVNTAGGVAGGDRFSVAIEAGEGTAVTLTTAAAEKIYRSEGDAAAIDVKLRVQAEAHLAWLPQETILFDRAKLARRFDIDLADNASLLLAEIVVFGRAAMNERVTRGAYTDRWRVRRDGRLIFAETLQLDGAVGDRLAQRAIADGGNAIATVLIVPGTEAIVERIRTASPTFAGEVGVSAWNGFALARFCAKDAAALRADVVTVLAHIDAKALPRLWLS; encoded by the coding sequence ATGAAGCAGGCATCAGGCAACCGACCGAATGCAATCGATGTCTTCGCCGCCAACCGTGCCGTGGGCACGGTGGCGTTCGACACCGCGCTGGTCAACGGCATCACCCGACGCCGTGACGTGCGCGAACAAGGCTCGCTGCGCGTGCGCTTTCCCTCGCCGGAGACGCATGCGCTGTCGTCGGTCCTGGTCAACACCGCCGGCGGCGTCGCCGGCGGCGACCGGTTTTCCGTCGCCATCGAAGCCGGTGAAGGCACCGCCGTCACCCTCACTACCGCAGCGGCGGAAAAGATCTATCGCTCCGAGGGCGATGCGGCGGCCATCGATGTGAAGCTGCGGGTGCAAGCCGAAGCCCACCTTGCCTGGTTGCCGCAGGAGACGATCCTGTTCGACCGGGCCAAACTCGCGCGGCGCTTTGATATCGATCTCGCTGACAACGCATCGCTGCTGCTGGCCGAGATCGTTGTTTTCGGCCGCGCCGCCATGAACGAACGAGTGACACGCGGCGCCTATACCGACCGCTGGCGGGTTCGCCGCGATGGCCGGCTGATCTTCGCGGAGACGCTGCAGCTCGACGGAGCCGTCGGTGACAGGCTCGCGCAACGGGCGATCGCCGACGGCGGCAATGCCATCGCCACCGTGCTGATCGTGCCGGGCACCGAGGCCATCGTGGAGCGCATACGAACGGCATCGCCAACCTTTGCAGGCGAAGTCGGCGTTTCGGCGTGGAACGGTTTTGCGCTCGCCCGCTTTTGCGCTAAGGATGCGGCGGCGCTGCGAGCCGACGTGGTGACCGTGCTGGCGCATATCGATGCGAAGGCTCTGCCAAGACTCTGGTTGAGCTGA
- a CDS encoding urease accessory protein UreF, which translates to MSRRKGASAPEIEAATVSGDDRQADHAALFRLMTWLSPAFPVGAFSYSSGIEWAVETGDIADADTLRQWLAAMLADGAGFCDGVLLSHAWRAASARDDRLLADVAELAAALAPSRERHLETTAQGRAFADITEAAWPCESLARLRQSWDGPIAYPAAVGVVSAGHSIRLDWTLQAFLHAQVSNWISAGVRLVPLGQTHSQRVLAALEPTVAATAERALTATLDDLGSATFRADLASMRHEAQYTRLFRS; encoded by the coding sequence ATGAGCCGTCGCAAAGGCGCGTCTGCTCCCGAGATCGAGGCCGCCACCGTCTCCGGCGACGACAGGCAGGCCGACCACGCGGCCCTGTTCCGCCTGATGACCTGGCTGTCCCCCGCGTTCCCCGTCGGCGCCTTCTCGTATTCGAGCGGCATCGAATGGGCGGTCGAGACAGGCGACATCGCCGACGCGGACACCCTCCGGCAGTGGCTGGCTGCGATGCTGGCCGACGGCGCGGGCTTCTGCGACGGCGTTCTCCTCAGCCATGCCTGGCGGGCGGCATCCGCTCGCGACGACCGCCTGCTGGCCGATGTCGCCGAGCTGGCCGCGGCCCTTGCTCCGTCGCGGGAGCGGCATCTGGAAACGACCGCCCAGGGACGTGCCTTCGCTGATATCACCGAGGCTGCTTGGCCCTGCGAGAGCCTGGCCCGGCTGAGGCAGAGTTGGGACGGTCCGATCGCCTACCCGGCGGCCGTCGGCGTCGTCAGCGCGGGCCATAGCATCCGGCTCGACTGGACGCTGCAGGCCTTTCTGCATGCGCAGGTTTCCAACTGGATCTCCGCGGGCGTGCGGCTGGTCCCACTCGGCCAGACCCACAGCCAACGCGTGTTGGCGGCACTGGAGCCGACGGTGGCAGCAACCGCGGAGCGAGCGCTGACGGCGACACTCGACGACCTCGGCAGCGCGACGTTTCGCGCCGATCTTGCGAGCATGCGCCACGAAGCCCAGTATACGAGACTGTTCAGATCATAG
- the ureC gene encoding urease subunit alpha, which produces MSARMSRSVYADMFGPTTGDRVRLADTDLIIEVEKDFTVYGEEVKFGGGKVIRDGMGQSQITNRQGAVDTVITNALIVDTWGIVKADVGIKDGKVHAIGKAGNPDIQPKVTIVVGPGTDVIAGEGKILTAGGFDSHIHLICPQQIEHALMSGVTSLLGGGTGPSHGTFATTCTPGPWHIGRMIQSFDAFPVNLGISGKGNASRPAALIEMIKAGACALKLHEDWGTTPAAIDTCLSVADDHDIQVMIHTDTLNESGFVEDTVKAFKGRTIHAFHTEGAGGGHAPDIIKVASLKNVLPSSTNPTRPFTRNTIDEHLDMLMVCHHLDPSIAEDLAFAESRIRKETIAAEDILHDLGALSMMSSDSQAMGRLGEVIIRTWQTADKMKKQRGALPQDKAGNDNFRVKRYIAKYTINPAIAHGVSKLIGSVEKGKLADLVLWSPAFFGVKPDCVVKGGTIVAAPMGDPNASIPTPQPVHYRPMFGTLGRARTASSVVFTSKAAVASGLKRKLGLEKDLYAVKNTRGGISKKSMIHNDATPKIEVDPETYEVRADGELLTCPPAEVLPMAQRYFLF; this is translated from the coding sequence ATGAGCGCGAGGATGTCACGCAGCGTCTATGCCGATATGTTCGGCCCCACCACCGGCGACCGTGTGCGGCTCGCCGACACCGACCTGATCATCGAGGTGGAGAAGGACTTCACCGTCTATGGCGAAGAGGTGAAGTTCGGCGGCGGAAAAGTGATCCGCGACGGCATGGGCCAAAGCCAGATCACCAACCGCCAGGGCGCGGTCGATACCGTCATCACCAATGCGCTGATCGTCGACACCTGGGGCATCGTCAAAGCCGACGTCGGCATCAAGGACGGCAAGGTCCACGCAATCGGCAAGGCCGGCAATCCCGACATCCAGCCGAAGGTGACCATCGTCGTCGGCCCCGGCACCGACGTCATCGCTGGCGAAGGCAAGATCCTCACCGCCGGCGGCTTCGACAGCCACATCCACTTGATCTGTCCACAGCAGATCGAGCATGCGCTGATGTCGGGCGTCACCTCGCTGCTCGGCGGCGGCACCGGCCCCTCGCATGGCACGTTCGCGACCACCTGCACACCCGGTCCATGGCACATCGGCCGGATGATCCAGTCGTTCGATGCCTTTCCCGTCAATCTCGGCATCTCCGGCAAGGGCAATGCGTCTCGGCCCGCGGCGCTGATCGAGATGATCAAGGCCGGCGCCTGCGCGCTCAAGCTGCATGAAGACTGGGGCACCACGCCCGCCGCGATCGACACCTGCCTCAGCGTCGCCGATGATCACGATATCCAGGTGATGATCCACACCGACACGCTGAACGAATCCGGCTTCGTCGAAGACACCGTGAAGGCTTTCAAGGGCCGCACCATTCACGCTTTCCATACGGAGGGCGCGGGCGGCGGCCACGCGCCGGACATCATCAAGGTGGCAAGCCTGAAGAACGTGCTGCCGTCATCGACCAACCCGACACGCCCCTTCACCAGGAACACCATCGACGAGCATCTCGACATGCTGATGGTGTGCCACCATCTCGATCCGTCGATCGCCGAAGATCTCGCCTTCGCCGAAAGCCGCATCCGAAAGGAAACCATTGCCGCCGAGGACATCCTGCACGATCTCGGCGCGCTGTCGATGATGTCGTCCGACAGCCAGGCGATGGGCCGGCTCGGCGAGGTGATCATCCGCACCTGGCAGACCGCCGACAAGATGAAGAAACAGCGCGGCGCACTGCCTCAGGACAAGGCCGGCAACGACAACTTCCGCGTCAAGCGCTACATCGCCAAGTACACGATCAATCCGGCGATCGCCCACGGCGTCTCAAAGCTGATCGGCTCGGTGGAGAAGGGCAAGCTCGCCGACCTCGTGCTGTGGTCGCCCGCCTTCTTCGGCGTGAAGCCCGACTGCGTCGTCAAGGGCGGCACGATCGTCGCGGCTCCCATGGGCGATCCGAACGCATCGATCCCGACGCCGCAACCGGTGCATTACCGGCCGATGTTCGGAACGCTTGGCCGCGCGCGCACCGCCTCCTCGGTCGTGTTCACCTCGAAGGCCGCCGTTGCGAGCGGCCTAAAGCGCAAGCTCGGCCTCGAGAAGGACCTCTACGCGGTCAAGAACACCCGCGGTGGCATCTCCAAGAAGAGCATGATCCACAACGATGCGACGCCCAAGATCGAGGTCGATCCGGAGACCTACGAGGTCCGCGCCGATGGCGAGTTGCTTACCTGCCCGCCCGCCGAAGTCCTGCCCATGGCGCAGCGCTACTTTCTGTTCTAA
- a CDS encoding urease subunit gamma, whose product MNLTPREKDKLLISMAAMVARRRLDRGVKLNHPEAIALISDFILEGARDGRSVADLMQAGAQVLTRAQVMDGIPEMIHDIQVEATFPDGTKLVTVHDPIR is encoded by the coding sequence ATGAATCTGACCCCCCGCGAAAAGGACAAGCTGCTCATCTCCATGGCCGCCATGGTGGCCAGGCGCCGACTCGATCGCGGTGTCAAACTCAATCACCCTGAGGCGATCGCTTTGATCTCCGACTTCATCCTCGAAGGCGCACGCGACGGACGCAGCGTCGCCGACCTGATGCAGGCTGGCGCGCAGGTTCTGACCCGCGCGCAGGTGATGGACGGCATTCCCGAGATGATCCATGACATCCAGGTCGAGGCGACCTTTCCGGACGGCACAAAACTCGTGACCGTGCACGACCCGATCCGCTAA
- a CDS encoding NAD(P)-dependent oxidoreductase, protein MTTILVTGADGFIGAHVVRHLAVHGSHRLVAVSRRPQEPATAAPESIRVQADLDDSAQIADLIRRTQPAVVIHAAGGRGRTDENEWNNLRMTQALFDVLGAAAPDTRIILFGSAAEYGETGNTRVAETAECRPGTVYGQTKLMITDEALARTRSGRLRATVLRPFNVIGPGISATLAAASFLRQIREPRMRDGAYLVTMGVRDAVRDFVAVDDLMTAIERTVARELSGEIINVCTGQGRTLDWLLTRMAALGGAKVIFEIDSQHAAAGQPSISIGDPDKGQHLLGFTPSPDLDTTLRAMWDSAMIAREQS, encoded by the coding sequence ATGACCACGATCCTCGTTACCGGCGCAGACGGGTTCATCGGCGCGCACGTCGTCCGGCATCTGGCTGTGCACGGCAGCCACAGGCTGGTGGCGGTCTCACGACGGCCACAGGAGCCCGCGACGGCAGCCCCAGAGTCCATCCGCGTACAGGCCGACCTCGACGATTCTGCTCAGATCGCCGATCTGATCCGCCGCACCCAGCCTGCGGTCGTGATCCATGCTGCGGGAGGCCGCGGCCGGACCGACGAGAACGAGTGGAACAACCTGCGCATGACGCAAGCACTGTTCGACGTTCTTGGTGCGGCGGCTCCCGATACCCGCATCATCCTGTTCGGCAGTGCCGCCGAATATGGCGAGACCGGGAACACGCGCGTTGCAGAAACAGCCGAATGCCGCCCTGGAACCGTTTACGGCCAAACCAAGCTGATGATCACCGACGAAGCCTTGGCGCGCACCCGCTCGGGCCGCCTGCGCGCGACGGTGCTGCGTCCGTTCAACGTGATCGGCCCCGGGATATCGGCGACGCTGGCCGCCGCCTCGTTCCTGCGTCAGATCCGGGAGCCACGGATGCGCGACGGCGCCTATCTCGTAACGATGGGGGTTCGCGATGCCGTCCGCGATTTTGTGGCGGTGGATGATCTGATGACGGCGATCGAAAGGACCGTCGCGCGTGAGCTGTCCGGCGAGATCATCAATGTCTGCACCGGCCAGGGCCGCACGCTCGACTGGCTGCTGACCCGGATGGCCGCACTCGGCGGCGCCAAGGTGATCTTCGAGATCGACAGCCAGCATGCTGCGGCCGGCCAGCCTTCGATCTCCATCGGCGATCCCGACAAGGGCCAGCACCTGCTGGGGTTCACGCCCTCGCCCGATCTCGATACGACCCTGCGCGCCATGTGGGATAGCGCCATGATCGCCCGCGAGCAGTCATGA
- the urtE gene encoding urea ABC transporter ATP-binding subunit UrtE encodes MLDVTNISLSYGAAQALRGVSLTAEPGQVTCVLGRNGVGKTSLLRALVGQQPISGGTIAFDGQDISALKPYERARRGIGFVPQGREIFPLLTVEENLRTGFAPLKRNDRSIPDDVFSLFPVLQSMLGRRGGDLSGGQQQQLAIGRALVMRPKLLLLDEPTEGIQPSIIKDIGRAIAYLRSLGNIAIVLVEQYLDFACELGDKFAVMDRGAVTFTCDRADLDPSAISRAMAL; translated from the coding sequence ATGCTCGACGTCACCAACATCAGCCTCTCTTATGGAGCAGCGCAAGCGCTGCGCGGCGTATCCCTCACCGCCGAACCCGGCCAGGTGACCTGCGTCCTCGGCCGCAACGGCGTCGGCAAGACCAGCCTCCTGCGCGCGCTGGTCGGTCAGCAGCCGATTTCCGGCGGCACCATCGCATTCGACGGCCAGGACATCAGCGCGCTCAAGCCCTACGAACGGGCGCGGCGCGGCATCGGCTTCGTGCCGCAGGGCCGCGAAATCTTCCCGCTGCTGACGGTCGAGGAGAACCTGCGCACCGGCTTCGCGCCGCTCAAGCGCAACGACCGTAGCATTCCGGACGACGTCTTCTCGCTGTTTCCAGTGCTGCAATCGATGCTCGGTCGGCGTGGCGGCGACCTCTCGGGCGGCCAGCAGCAGCAGCTCGCGATCGGACGCGCCCTGGTGATGCGCCCCAAGCTGCTGCTGCTCGACGAACCCACCGAAGGCATTCAGCCGTCGATCATCAAGGACATCGGACGCGCCATCGCCTATCTGCGCAGCCTCGGCAACATCGCCATCGTGCTTGTGGAGCAATATCTCGACTTTGCCTGCGAACTCGGCGACAAGTTCGCGGTGATGGACCGTGGCGCGGTGACCTTCACCTGCGACCGCGCGGATCTGGATCCGAGCGCGATCAGCCGCGCCATGGCGCTTTAA
- a CDS encoding HupE/UreJ family protein: MLRLALVLTLLPTAAFAHPGHGETTSFMAGLQHPLSGLDHMTVMIAVGLLAALKGGRALWIWPLSFIGVMLVGGALGMAQVQLPLVEPAILASVVVLGLLVAFAIDLPVALGAAIVGIAALFHGHAHGIEAANHGGLEYMAGFTLSTTALHLVGIGAVLGLRSAHLQPVVRVAGAACALIGVGLAFGAV; encoded by the coding sequence ATGCTGAGACTGGCTCTCGTGCTGACGCTGCTGCCGACGGCAGCCTTCGCGCACCCCGGCCATGGTGAGACGACCAGCTTCATGGCAGGTCTGCAACACCCGCTATCCGGCCTCGACCATATGACCGTCATGATCGCGGTCGGTCTGCTGGCCGCATTGAAGGGCGGTCGCGCGCTCTGGATCTGGCCCTTGTCGTTCATCGGCGTGATGCTGGTCGGCGGTGCACTCGGTATGGCGCAGGTGCAACTGCCGCTGGTCGAACCGGCGATCCTCGCCTCGGTGGTCGTGCTCGGCCTGCTGGTGGCGTTCGCGATCGACCTACCGGTGGCGCTCGGCGCCGCCATCGTCGGCATCGCCGCATTGTTCCACGGCCATGCCCACGGCATCGAAGCGGCCAACCATGGGGGCCTCGAATACATGGCAGGCTTCACGCTCAGCACCACGGCGCTGCATCTCGTCGGCATCGGCGCGGTACTCGGCCTGCGCTCGGCGCACCTGCAGCCGGTGGTTCGCGTCGCCGGTGCAGCGTGCGCACTGATCGGCGTCGGTCTCGCCTTCGGCGCCGTATGA
- the urtD gene encoding urea ABC transporter ATP-binding protein UrtD: MTERTTSALLYLNGVHVAFDGFRAIKNLSLAIEPGEMRAIIGPNGAGKTTMMDIITGKTRPDDGEVFFDGTVDLTRLDETQIAELGIGRKFQKPTVFESQSVEDNLLLALNVDHRVRKTLFWRESRAETERIERVLETIRLKDARDRLAGSLSHGQKQWLEIGMLLAQDPKLLLVDEPVAGMTDVETHQTAELLKEINRDKSVIVVEHDMTFVRELGVKVTCLHEGSVLAEGSIDQVSSNERVIEVYLGR; encoded by the coding sequence ATGACCGAACGCACCACCAGCGCCCTGCTCTATCTCAACGGTGTGCATGTCGCTTTCGACGGCTTCCGAGCCATCAAGAACCTGTCGCTTGCGATCGAGCCTGGCGAGATGCGCGCCATCATCGGCCCGAACGGTGCCGGTAAGACGACGATGATGGACATCATTACCGGCAAGACCCGCCCCGACGACGGCGAGGTGTTCTTCGACGGCACCGTCGACCTCACCCGGTTGGACGAAACGCAGATCGCCGAGCTCGGCATCGGCCGGAAGTTCCAGAAGCCGACCGTGTTCGAGAGCCAGAGCGTCGAGGACAACCTGCTGCTCGCCTTGAATGTCGATCATCGCGTGCGCAAAACGTTGTTCTGGCGCGAGAGCAGGGCGGAGACCGAGCGGATCGAGCGCGTGCTCGAGACCATCCGCCTGAAGGATGCACGCGATCGTCTCGCCGGCAGCCTGTCGCACGGCCAGAAGCAGTGGCTCGAGATCGGCATGCTGCTGGCCCAGGATCCGAAGCTGCTGCTGGTGGACGAACCGGTCGCCGGCATGACCGACGTGGAAACCCATCAGACCGCCGAGCTCTTGAAAGAGATCAACAGGGACAAGAGCGTGATCGTGGTCGAACACGACATGACGTTCGTGCGCGAGCTCGGCGTGAAGGTGACGTGTCTGCACGAGGGCTCGGTGCTGGCCGAAGGTTCGATCGATCAGGTGTCGTCGAACGAACGCGTCATCGAAGTGTATCTGGGACGATGA
- a CDS encoding urease subunit beta: MIPGELFIKDGDIVLNEGRRTATLTVANTGDRPIQVGSHYHFFETNPALKFDRKKARGMRLNIAAGTAVRFEPGQTREVTLVAIAGKRMIYGFRGDVMGKL, from the coding sequence ATGATTCCCGGCGAGCTCTTCATCAAGGACGGCGACATCGTTCTGAACGAGGGCCGCCGGACGGCCACGCTGACGGTCGCCAACACCGGCGACCGTCCCATCCAAGTCGGCTCGCACTACCATTTCTTCGAAACCAATCCGGCACTGAAGTTCGATCGCAAGAAGGCGCGCGGCATGCGGCTGAACATTGCCGCCGGCACCGCCGTCCGCTTCGAGCCGGGGCAAACCCGCGAGGTGACGCTGGTCGCCATCGCCGGCAAGCGCATGATCTACGGCTTCCGCGGCGACGTCATGGGAAAGTTGTGA
- the ureG gene encoding urease accessory protein UreG produces MGTTTATSPSRSRTPSPHGPLRVGIGGPVGSGKTALMDLLCKSLRESYDIAAITNDIYTKWDAEYLVRAGSLTADRIAGVETGGCPHTAIREDASMNLAAVADMRAKFPTLDLVLIESGGDNLAATFSPELADLTIYVIDVAAGDKIPSKGGPGITRSDLLVINKIDLAPHVGASLDKMRTDTLRMRGERPFVMSNLKTGEGLDQIMRFIETKGGLR; encoded by the coding sequence ATGGGAACGACAACCGCAACCTCACCGTCCCGCTCGCGGACGCCAAGCCCGCATGGGCCGTTGCGCGTCGGCATCGGCGGGCCGGTCGGATCCGGCAAGACCGCACTGATGGACCTGCTCTGCAAGAGCTTGCGCGAGAGCTACGACATCGCGGCGATCACAAACGACATCTACACCAAATGGGACGCGGAATACCTCGTGCGCGCCGGTTCGCTCACCGCCGACCGCATTGCTGGCGTCGAGACCGGCGGCTGTCCGCACACCGCGATCCGTGAGGACGCCTCCATGAACCTGGCGGCGGTCGCCGACATGCGCGCCAAGTTTCCGACGCTCGACCTCGTACTGATCGAGTCCGGTGGCGACAACCTGGCTGCAACCTTCTCGCCGGAGCTGGCCGACCTGACGATCTACGTCATCGACGTTGCCGCGGGCGACAAGATCCCGTCCAAAGGCGGACCGGGCATCACGCGCTCGGACCTGCTGGTGATCAACAAGATCGATCTCGCGCCGCATGTCGGCGCTTCGCTCGACAAGATGCGCACCGACACGCTGCGCATGCGCGGCGAGCGGCCCTTCGTCATGAGCAATCTCAAGACCGGCGAAGGGCTCGACCAGATCATGCGTTTCATCGAGACCAAAGGCGGCCTGCGTTAG
- a CDS encoding urease accessory protein UreE has protein sequence MLRATSVKAAKTWRDTPADTVVLEFDDRHRRRMTMAGTRGLEFLLDLPDVIALRSGDALVLEDGRLIEVVAAPEPLVEIRGKDAADLVRVAWHLGNRHLPTQLLPKALRIRRDHVIEEMVRGLGARVMEIEAPFDPEGGAYLMASPSELAHNDHAHSHGHHHDHKHGHGHHHAHHGDDHHDHHGDDHKHDHGPHTHGHGQGHHHHHAPGEACDHPDHHHDHAHHHGHSHTHGHKA, from the coding sequence ATGCTGCGCGCCACTTCCGTCAAAGCCGCAAAGACGTGGCGCGACACTCCCGCCGATACGGTCGTGCTCGAATTCGACGACCGGCATCGGCGGCGCATGACCATGGCCGGCACGCGTGGGCTGGAATTCCTGCTCGATCTGCCGGACGTGATCGCTCTGCGCAGCGGCGACGCCCTGGTGCTGGAGGACGGCCGCCTGATCGAGGTGGTCGCCGCTCCGGAACCGCTGGTCGAAATTCGTGGCAAAGATGCAGCCGATCTGGTGCGCGTTGCCTGGCATCTCGGCAATCGTCACCTGCCGACCCAGCTTCTGCCGAAAGCGCTCCGCATCCGCCGCGATCATGTGATCGAGGAGATGGTGCGCGGGCTTGGCGCGCGCGTCATGGAGATCGAAGCACCGTTCGATCCTGAAGGCGGAGCCTATCTCATGGCATCCCCTTCTGAACTCGCGCACAACGATCATGCCCACAGTCATGGTCATCACCACGACCACAAGCACGGTCACGGGCATCATCATGCGCACCATGGCGATGACCACCATGATCATCATGGTGATGATCACAAGCATGATCATGGCCCTCACACGCACGGTCACGGCCAGGGGCATCACCATCATCATGCGCCTGGCGAGGCGTGCGATCATCCCGACCACCACCATGATCATGCCCATCATCATGGCCATTCTCACACCCATGGGCACAAAGCCTGA
- a CDS encoding putative quinol monooxygenase, which yields MIYVVATTEVKPEHRDAYIKGAKDCVAATQKEAGCIYYDSHVSVNNPNLFVVVERWESREALDAHSRAPHMKVWRDLSAPFKASPTQIEIINPADVIKR from the coding sequence ATGATCTACGTCGTCGCCACCACTGAGGTAAAGCCCGAGCACCGTGACGCCTACATCAAAGGCGCGAAGGATTGCGTCGCCGCAACTCAGAAGGAAGCGGGCTGCATCTATTACGACAGCCATGTCAGCGTGAACAATCCCAACCTGTTTGTGGTTGTGGAGCGCTGGGAATCGCGCGAAGCGCTGGACGCGCATAGCCGCGCGCCGCACATGAAGGTGTGGCGTGACCTGTCGGCGCCATTCAAGGCATCCCCGACCCAAATCGAAATCATCAACCCCGCCGACGTCATCAAGCGTTAA
- a CDS encoding glycosyltransferase family 4 protein, whose protein sequence is MTSDRAKQRALRLALGIFRLQPAGGLERHALRIAGVLAERGHDVTLYTTQGTDSAPTGVKLSLLPNDGRTNHGSMDAFGQRFAEVGTDAELRIGFQRLPGLDVLFCADWCYLDRDHPKWAPLLPRYRTLTRLERACFDPSSKTKIITLSAPQLAAYVRAHGTQADRTVVLPPTIDPAHRATEPTDAAKRAAARHHFDLPERAVVWLWIGLQPMVKGLDRTLEALAKHPEAMLLICGTDRTNRKTASLLAAAERAGSGSRIRVVGMASDTQLKAAFAAADFLVHPARLDVTATVILEAMANGLPVVTTANCGFAPHVDAANAGLVVPVPFEQRVFETALTHAANAPRETWSRHAITYCANPRLYSGIEHACNLIEAGGNDEDWRRAAQAAEAGLSAPKP, encoded by the coding sequence ATGACGAGCGACCGCGCCAAACAACGAGCGCTGCGATTGGCGCTCGGCATTTTCCGCCTGCAGCCGGCAGGCGGTCTCGAACGGCATGCGTTACGCATCGCCGGTGTCCTGGCGGAGCGCGGCCACGACGTCACGCTGTACACCACGCAAGGCACCGACAGCGCGCCCACAGGCGTCAAGCTATCATTGCTGCCGAACGACGGACGAACCAATCATGGATCGATGGACGCGTTCGGCCAACGATTTGCGGAGGTCGGGACAGATGCGGAGCTGCGGATCGGCTTCCAGCGGCTGCCGGGCCTCGACGTGTTGTTCTGCGCCGACTGGTGCTACCTCGATCGCGACCATCCGAAATGGGCGCCGCTGCTGCCGCGCTATCGCACGCTGACCCGACTCGAACGCGCCTGCTTCGACCCGTCGTCGAAAACCAAGATCATCACCCTCTCTGCGCCGCAGCTCGCTGCCTACGTCCGCGCCCACGGCACCCAGGCCGACCGGACGGTGGTGCTGCCGCCAACCATCGATCCCGCACATCGCGCCACCGAGCCGACCGATGCGGCCAAGCGGGCCGCCGCACGCCATCACTTCGATCTGCCGGAACGCGCCGTCGTCTGGCTTTGGATCGGCTTGCAGCCGATGGTGAAGGGCCTCGACCGGACGCTGGAGGCCTTGGCCAAGCATCCGGAGGCGATGCTCCTCATCTGCGGCACCGACCGGACCAACCGCAAAACCGCTTCCCTGCTGGCGGCGGCCGAGCGCGCGGGCTCCGGGAGCCGCATCCGCGTCGTCGGCATGGCCTCGGATACACAGCTCAAGGCCGCATTCGCCGCCGCGGATTTCCTCGTGCATCCGGCGCGGCTCGACGTCACTGCTACCGTGATCCTGGAAGCGATGGCCAATGGCCTGCCGGTCGTGACCACGGCGAATTGCGGCTTTGCTCCCCATGTGGACGCCGCCAATGCGGGCCTCGTTGTTCCGGTGCCATTCGAGCAACGGGTGTTCGAAACCGCCCTCACCCATGCTGCGAACGCCCCGCGGGAGACCTGGTCACGCCATGCAATCACTTACTGCGCCAATCCCAGGCTCTATTCCGGCATCGAACATGCCTGCAACCTGATCGAGGCCGGAGGCAATGACGAGGACTGGCGACGCGCCGCGCAGGCGGCGGAGGCGGGATTGTCCGCACCGAAACCATGA